A stretch of Eschrichtius robustus isolate mEscRob2 chromosome 6, mEscRob2.pri, whole genome shotgun sequence DNA encodes these proteins:
- the CHMP2B gene encoding charged multivesicular body protein 2b, with amino-acid sequence MASLFKKKTVDDVIKEQNRELRGTQRAIIRDRAALEKQEKQLELEIKKMAKIGNKEACRVLAKQLVHLRKQKTRTFAVSSKVTSMSTQTKVMNSQMKMAGAMSTTAKTMQAVNKKMDPQKTLQTMQNFQKENMKMEMTEEMINDTLDDIFEGSDDEEESQDIVNQVLDEIGIEISGKMAKAPSAARSLPSASTSKATISDEEIERQLKALGVD; translated from the exons ATGTAATAAAGGAACAGAATCGAGAGTTACGAGGTACACAGAGGGCTATAATCAGAGATCGAGCAGCtttagagaaacaagaaaaacagctG gaattagaaattaagaaaatggccaaGATTGGTAATAAAGAAGCTTGCAGAGTTTTAGCCAAACAGCTTGTACATctaaggaaacagaaaacaagaaCTTTTGCTGTAAGTTCAAAAGTCACGTCTATGTCCACACAAACAAAAGTGATGAATTCCCAGATGAAGATGGCAGGAGCAATGTCTACTACAGCAAAA acAATGCAGGCAGTTAACAAGAAGATGGATCCACAAAAGACATTACAAACAATGCAGAATTTCCagaaggaaaacatgaaaatggaaatgactgAAGAAATGA TCAATGACACACTTGATGACATCTTTGAAGGCTCTGATGATGAAGAAGAAAGCCAAGATATTGTGAATCAAGTTCTTGATGAAATTGGAATTGAAATCTCTGGAAAG ATGGCCAAAGCTCCATCAGCAGCCCGAAGCTTACCATCTGCCTCTACTTCAAAGGCTACTATCTCCGACGAAGAGATTGAACGGCAACTCAAAGCTTTAGGAGTAGA